The segment ATACGTTTCGATGGATGACAGAGAAAATGTGGGAAGAGCTTGTAAAGTTCGGCTTCACACCTGTGAGCTGCATTTGCTTGAACGTTTTTGAAGCATGCACAATGAATTTATTTTGCACAAGTcatgtttcaacattttgcattgcatgcCCGTGGTTGCATTTCCAACTATAACTTTTGATGAAAATCCTGAATTCTATTATGCTTTGTAGACGTCCATACCATGTAAggaactggcaaaggttgtggCATTCGAATTTACACCTGCCATTTTGAAATTGCTTGAAATTTTCTCAACCAATTTCAACGAATCCATTTAGTGCATGTTCCATAAACATTACATTGCACGAGACAAGATCTCATCATGACATTTTATCAATCATTTCGAATGCTTTCTCTATTCTCTATAGGTCGTAGGTCGTAGCTTTGGTACATTGAAAGACCCTGTCAAACAATTCACTTGCCTTATCTTTGCTTCCAAATTTCTTTGAAAATCAATTTGGGTATGTTGCCTTTGGGAAGATGCAAACAAAGGTTATTGAGCACGGCTCCATACTAGCAAAGTTTTCAAAACTTTTAGAATGAACCTATTATTTCCTTTAATATCCAACGATCATGCGTTCCATCCCGTGAGATGATGTCTCTTCAAATTGTTATGTTTGAGCTGCTCCCATACGAGACTGTCCCTATGACCACGGCTTGCCAGCACACATTTAATGAAACATTGTATCTGCAAGGCATTATGCCAAGTGTTCACGTGCTTGTCTTTTGATTCCACGTTTAGTGTGTACGAAAGATTTTCCAACCAAAATATATGACGAACATCTCACTACCAATATGCTCAAACAAAGAGGATGTTGTTGAAGTGTGAGTTCAGTTATGCGACTATCGATTGCATTAGCTTGAATGTTTATAACCCCAATTCAACAAATCCATTGAGCTCTATTCAACAATCATTGCATTTCACTTCCTGGTGATAGTATCTCTTTGAGGCATTCGGTCGAACAGTTCAAGTGCTTTACCCATGCTTCCATTTTGCACACATGATTGTCAACCAAAGCATTTATAGCTAGAAACCTGACAAAATTCATATTGATGCATAGCCATTCATTGTTTCAGCGCTCTCATTATTTGCAAAGATGATAGAATCTGGGCATACACATACCAACTGCATCTGCTTGAACATTTCTAAAGCATCCATTGTGCATATGCAAGCCATGCTCACGATATGCTATGAGAAGAGATTTCATGTAGTTCTCTATCAAATCATTCATATGGCCTCAAACAATACATAAGCCTTCTCAACATCTCATGCCTATAAATAACTTGCAATCATTGTattacatgagatgacatctctttgaagcaTTCTGTCAAATAGCTCAAGTGTGTTGTCCATGCTACCACATTCTGCATGAACATCGACCAATATAATTGTTGCCACATTTGAGACCATATACTAAAGGAGATGAGTAAAGATTCGAATAACACATTCAACTAGATCCGTCGATCGACACTTTTGAGAGTTTTTAGTGACCTTGAACAGGCACATCTGAAGTGTCTCCTCAATCCAATTCAATCTCAAGCTAGTTTTCTACTCGATCCTCATGATTAAAACAACTTGAGTGGAGCCCGAACCTAAGCCACCTCCATCATATTTTCATTGTCTTGTGAGAAAGGTTAAGAATGTTCCaaaacggagcatttctaaccttttcatGTAACTCATAAAGCGGGCCCACACAAGGTTAGAGAggaaggttagagatgctccattttggagcaatccTAACCTCTTATTTTTGAGGTTATAAATTTGGGTTTGAAATGCTCAAAaatggagcattcctaaccttaaTCACTCAAAGGTTATGATTTTGACTTCTAGGAGTCATTGACCACAAAGTGGGAGAACGGGGAAATGAAAATAATggtatttttaaataactttttccCTAAAATGAtcacaaaaggaaataaattgaaaccaatttaaaatattaaattatttttgaaaaataatttaaatatttcccattaaaatttaatacccaaatttaggaaaaatggccataactttttaatggtaaggagttaggctctgaaatttgaaacatactTTCAAGGTGGGACAATGGGCATATACCATCATTTAGTCCTCATGAAGAAACCTAGAGTGagggatttaattaatttaagagcgagggacatcaaaatttgaaaatttaaaatatcgcAAACTGTGAACTGAGTTCAcacaaaaattggtcatatggcacaaAATGATGCTTAAGACATGTTCACAAAGCGATTTCCCTACTCCTTGTAATTTTCAGaattcatccatttttcacattttgactggCATATTTATGATTGACCACAATGTAGATTAAAAATGACAACCTTGGATCACATGCCCACTCATTTTGCAAAGACACATATTTGAGCCTTCATACAACATTAGGAccaattcaaagttcaaattttgggtatttcAAATGTGGGGCAACAATCCTTAAACTTTCCCTAAGGAAAGTCTCAATCCAAGTGAATTGTGATTTTAAACAAATCCCCTATAACACCATCAATACCCATAGGGGAGATTACATCCTCATTCTTTGTAAGAATAACattttttgtaattgattattCTTTCAATTTTTCTACCTAATTCTTCTTCTCTCTCAAACCAACTTTAGCTTGCTTATTTTGTACATACCTTTCCTCCAAAGGGACTATTGCGACAATCATTTACACTTCTCTTTGAATTGACATCAACTTGATTTGTTCACTTCCCATTCCAAAGGGCCTTGAATATGTCCTCCTAAAATTTCAAACATGTTCAAAACAACAATAGTCCAACCTAATTGATACCATAATTTTTTTAACACTTCCTTTGCTTAACATGTCTATTTTCTTTAGATGTGATGGAGGTATGTTCAAAGCATTGAGGTGTGTAATGTTAGGATTATGGTGTCATTTACCTTTGTAgatcctatgacatggttccaacatccttggaaactTTTCCAAGGTACACTCACAAGGGGTGTTAGGTTTCACTAGCAACAATGAAAGTATGTTGTGAgcacaattattattatttttcccaCATGTAGATGCCTAGAATGAGATAAGTAATGACTTAGGaatgttagagcatatttagctaatagttgtttttttacaactagttatgttttttttgcttaatttcacttaggagtgcttattttaaTTGTGTACCTAGTTTAACTTTTAtacatctagtttagctagagttaaGCTTTATTTAACTTCACATGCTTGAACTTTAgctctcctaaatttagctttctgctttctttataagcacctcattgtacaattataATTCATTTTGTATTATTTGTTTTTGAGTAATATAACATTCTTTTTTGTTTGTctcgtttgtggaaggtgttcttgtttgttgtttgatcttgtaggtgcttgtgttgcaaaattcatcATTGTATCAGAGCACAAATTCAACAAGCCCCTTCTCAAGCTTTGAGGGTTTTCTTTAGTTAGAAGCGTTGCAGGATCATAGATTTGCTTTCTTGAGGATTTGGAGGTGagtaaatttttttcaattttgaagaaAAACGAGCATCAACATTGCAATTGCAACATCAAAAAACCCTAAGATTGACTGTAATTTCATTGAAATTCAAAAAGTTGAAATTTggggtcaaattagctaagggcaCATTTTTTGAGGCAAAATTTGGGGGTAGTTGAAAAATCTAGGCACTTTGGAGCGAAACGGAGGTCACCATTGCGCTCGAAAGTTTGAGAACCTAAAAACCACCTATTTATCTGTCAAAATCAAAGATCAAGGAATTTTTTGCCAAAAAAATTCGAAAATTCagtttttgaaaagtttctatttttgaaaactttttttcaaaaagtttctatttttgacaaCTTTcgatttttgaaaagtttttattTTGGAAACTTTCTAGTTTTGAAAAgttgctttttaaaaaaaatattcatttttgGGAACCCTTCAAGACTTCCAAACCATAAAAAGCAGCAGTTGGTATTTTGCCCATAACTTACCACATATCCCCATGTTGTTGCTTAAGTGCAATTTTTGTTTAAAATTAAGCAGCTAGAATGTTCCAATGCAAAATTTTAATTAAGGGGAAAGGATAAATTGAACTCTTTTCCTATCTAAGTGGAGCAACAACtacttaaaatttaaaaataagctTGGAAAAAAAGGGGGCTAGAAATAAGCATCAACTTCTTATTGAGAATATTGACACGTGGCTCCacaatttttttcctttttacttgtttccaattttttctccaaaatttgtaaAATTATTATTAAAGAGTTCTTTTAATAATGTAATTTAAGATGACTGCTTATTCTATAAGCATTAAAAAAAATGACATTCATGGGGCCATCAGCTCCAAAAACTGTTGTTAAAAAAATTGAGCAACaattgctagccaaaataagctaaggaGTCGCATGGGGACCTGATTCTGACGTTGATTTGATTCTCTGGGTGGTTTTGTTAGATTCTACTCTTGGTGTTTGTTAGAAAAAGGAACCTGGCATGATAACAACAACATAAGTGTTGCTCTTCCCTCTCAAATTCTAGTTAGACACCTTTAATGTACATTATAGAGTGCCCTCGAACCAAGATATGCAAGTTGGGAGCCTATCACAATATTAATGGTATTGCAAGTAGGTCGTTGAAGAAAATTGCACATTTTTAGCTCCCTGAAGATTTTTAGTGGCATACTGGGCCTTTGCATCACCATCATaccaaaaattaaaaatatgacGATCATGTCTTTGCATTTCTTGTTGACAATCCAACCTCAGGCTAACACCATGCCTCAAACCAAATCTGTTTTTTCATCCTCATGTTCACTCCCCTTACTCTATCAGTATTGGGGCTCAGGTCCCAAGCCCACTTTCACCCATTAACacctttattttctttttggtCCTATGAAAAGACTCTTGCAACAAGACAAGCATTAAGCCTATCATCATTCTTTCCCTATCTTCTATTGAAGCCAAACTCACCCTTTTTCACCATCAAGGAACGATCTTTTGGTTTGCCTTCATCCTTTGATGCCTCTATCTTTATCCACCTAACTTCTTACCTTGGCTTCTCCTCTTCCTAGTCTTCAACATCTTCCCATATCTGCTTTTGGAGTTGGGAGCTCAATGGGAACTAGGAACTCCCAATCCTACCTTATTCTTGTTAAGGAATGGAGTGTTGTACACCTTACATAATGTTATAATGTTTGATTTATTATAGTTTGTGGTGCATCTAGGGGACCTAGGCATATGTGCATAATAAGAGTTAACATTATTGGGGCCACTTTATGTCTTGTATGTAACATTAGTAAATATTTAATGTGGGATTTCACATGTGAGaggtatttaatttaatattgaagAAATATATTTAACAAAGTGAAAGTTTGGTACCTAATATTAAATGACGAGTTAATGGTCTTGTTATCTCATGGTATTAGTCACATGGTTTTATGTAATGtgacttggtggttttgtgtgagCTTGATCCTATAAAAGCAAGCACATAGGTAGTTGTCTAAAGGTGACTAGTTTGCCATTTTAATTAAGGGGTTGAGAGAAACTCTTGGTGCATTTGTGAGGGTTTGAAGCATGGCATGGTTACAACTTGTCCATATATAGTACTTTTAGAGAGCTtgcatttcaaaaatatttatgGAGGATTTTGAAGATGCATTGTAATGATTTCATCGCTAAAAAATACATGAGTGAtgaatgcttttggaggttgggtttttccctcgagggttttcccaaggtatatcttgtgcCATATTTGATGTGTGTTGtctattctttttcaaaataatCATTTGCATAGATTTCTTTATTTGGGTTATGTAGAAATTTGTCATGTTTTGGGTTAAGTAGAAATTTGTCATGTATGGGTGAAAATTTCCCAACAATTATTCCTTAGACTAAGCCTAATCCAATCTCTTTATCTATCTTGCATGCTTATATACATTTCTTTTGGTTCCCTCAActtacctttacctttacctttatgtCCCCCAATTTTTGTTGCTTTTTCTTTTAATTATCAGGGGTTAGAAGTTACATCAAAATCGGGAACCTTGTTTAGGGTTTTGACGATTTCAAAAACCTTGAGAACTCTTGATGTCTTGCCTTCAAGTTCAACAAAACCTTAGCTTTCTTTTCAATTGGTGTGGACCTGAAGCCTTATTCCCTCAATCAATATATGTGTACCTTTCATTTTCTCAACTCAATTTATCAGTGGTTTGCGGTCCTAAGGGAACTAAAAATCCCATCGATTATTTTGATAACCAGTAGAACTCCTAATGCACTATAGACTTTTTTCTCTCTCTTCCTTGTCGATGCTTAATATGGAACCAAGAACGCCATTGGTACCAAAATGAAAATAGAAATACATGTTAAATCTTTCTACAAGATGATACTCAATAATTGCATGTGCCTcatcatttttttttccaaatcgaTGGTTCTAACTCCATCAAGAACTAAGTCAATGCTTAAAAGGAGGCTAAGAACATTGTCTATGGTTTTGATTACTTCGAGAACTATTGTTGGCACTAGGTGGTTCTTGGAACCATTGAAATCACTTGTTGGACATAACTTGATCAATTTTTCATCCTCGTTTCCCCGAATTTGATCTATTTATATGTGACTAACCACATCAATAGATTGGTTGGGCTCTTTTATGGCTATTTTATGGGATGTCCCCCTCTCCTCGGTTGCAAGACTTAGAAGGATGAAATTTCTTGGACAATTATGCAAAGACGAAAGCAAGGTCTTCTCAAAATACAATATAAGTCAAAACatcaaagataaataaaaaagTACAGCATCATTTAGTTTGGATCCTCAAGTGTTTTATGTTATCCTAATTGATTGCAATTGCACTTGATCTTGCCTAGTAGCTTGACTACAATTGTATAGTCTTTGTCCCATCTAAGATTTGGATTTGTTGGCTTTGAGCTACTTTGTTTGTGGTACAATGTTTTTGGTTATTTCAAAACCAATTTATCTTGATAAAAAAACTTCTACTATTGTTACTTGTGTTTTTTGCAAAGATGCAAGTATTAAAATGCACACCCAAAATCCATGCCTAGGAAAAAAATCTCATCAATTTTATGAAGCATTATTGCCACTAAGATGTTACTTTTGACAAAGTGGGTGCTAATTAATCTCTTGATCTCTAGTTTGATCAAGATGTCAAATATCTATCTAAATTGTGCCTCTTTAAATAATTGGTGCATACTAATGTCACTTCTCCTCAAAATTACTACATCTATACTAATGAATATAGGGTTTTCAGCCCATTTATTAAGAGTAACAAACTTTTGTAATATTTGTGTGCATTTTAGTTTTCAACATTTTGAAACTCTCAAATGAACCTTTTTATCATTTTTCTCCATTCTCATTATGGATCATGAAGTGTTATCTAGGCAgtgatgaaagataattaaaaatCACCAGTAtctttgatgttttgatgataaaaaaaaatatcacAATATACAATTGCAAGGTAAGTAGACTCGACAATCCAAGACATTCTTCATATTTATAATGCTTTTAAATGTGAGTTTTCGTAAGCCATTATTGACTCAAATATATACTCCTACCCAAAAAACGCACACATGTACAAGCACTAAAGAGGTATTCACGTGAAACAAAACCCCACCTTAATCTTCCTTCTTTAAATCAACATTGTAGTTCCTAGGCCTACAAAAATGTATGGTGTATCATCGTCCCACCAGCTGGGGTACAGCCCCACATAAATTTTATGCTGAAAGACTTATAAATGAACTCATTtcttaatatttataaaaaaaaattacactaacttgtcacacatacaaatgatcttcagACTGCTCCACACCCATGCCGTGGTCTGAGTTAAAAAGAAGCTTCCATGAGAATACCCTGATTGTAATAACtacaaagtataacttccacagcAACATAACCTGAAATGTTCTACAATTGCAAATATAAATGCATTGAGAAATTACATAGGCCACTCAAGCTTTGCATGCAAATGGTACCACATGTTAAGAATATATATTGTGTATCACTGTCTCACCAGCTGGGGTACAACCCAGATAAATAAATGCTGAAAGACCTATAAACTAAAAATGAACTTGGTTCTTAAAATCTATAAATAAAAGATTACAAGAACTTgtcacacatacaaatgatcttcaaACTGTTCCATGCCAATGACATGGTCTGAGTTAAAAAGAAGCTTCAATGAGAACACCAACATTGTACGAACTACAGAATATATCCTGCACAGCAACATAACCTGAAATGTTCTACAATTGCAAACATAAATGCATTGAGAACTTACATAGGCCCCTCAAGCTTTGCATGCAAATGGTACGACATCAATATCCGTCAGACGTTTCTGTGAAACATTGAACCAGAAAAATAGAGCAGTCCGAGTGTATATAACTCTAACTTGCTGTAGAGAAAGACTCCCTTTGGTTATAACTGCTTTTGCACCACCTTCAATTCGAGTATGTATAACAGATACACAACTTTCTCCATTAATGCTAGAGGCCAATGCACTACTCGGTGTAGCAGGTAGGACCTCTGCAGTGCTCACAATTGGACAGCACAAGTGCTCCAAAGGATGTTCCTCACACTGTAGTACACAACTTTCAACTGTAAGACGTCCATTCCTATGAAGTAAACAGCTCCCAAGCTCTGCCTTTATTGTTAGATTAGCAATTTTTCCAGTGGTTAAAAACTCCAAGGCACTGCAGAAATAACAGTAAATGAAAGGCTTAGTTACCACAGATTTAAAACAATTGGTTGAaaaagtttttgaaaaaaaaaaagacatgatTCGTTAAAATGAATAAAATCCAACAAAACAAAGCAATGTTCACCTATTCTATAGGCCAGGGTTACCACGGATTTAAAACAATTGGTTGAAaaagtttttgaagcaaagaaagACATGATTCGTTAAAATGAATAAAatccaacaaaacaaaacaatgttcACCTATTCTATAGGCCAGGGTCCGCATAATCAGAAGACACGCGTACATGATCCGATGATTTTTATCCATAACATAAAAAAAACTGACATCAAACAATATTAATGTCTATGGTGTTAATAGCAAAATAGGAATTGAGCCCCATGTCGCCATCTCCAAGGCTTGAATGATGTAAAAACTCTTTTGTCCAAATTAATTTGATCCAGAGTCCTTTAAAAAAACAACTAATCATCTATATTTAGTCTCCCATACCCCAAAGATGAAAAGCACCATGGACCAATATATATTAAATTGTAGAAATCAAAATCCCTAGGATAAGATCAGACACAATATTTTTTTTAGTGTTAGCCAATAGAATGTGGAAAAATGTAAAACACTACCCAATACATCTTTTGAATGGCCTGTTGGATACATTTGACACTGTATTTTACAAGGGGCTGTACACAAAATTTTGTAAAACCCAGAGAAGCTTTGAATTTCCTTCCTATTCAATTTCTGATAACTTCTAAGGTTCCTGATGGGTCTGTAAAAGCATAGTGAGTCATTGTCGTTGCTATTTTTGCATTCAATTGCATAAAACAAAGGGATTAAAATGAACTCTAAGAGCATTCGTAGATTCAAATGTAGACTACGTTAGGCAAAATAAGAACTGAAGAGTGTTAAAAGAACTGTGTCTAATCTTAGGGACT is part of the Cryptomeria japonica chromosome 10, Sugi_1.0, whole genome shotgun sequence genome and harbors:
- the LOC131038224 gene encoding F-box protein SKIP5 isoform X2; its protein translation is MEQKKLKMCKMSPINALDDGCLMRILTFLSPLPDRYNAARVCCRWRHLASDPRMWLRVDKSGSALCEPGVFSTIEDAVSAARPGDTILIDAGAVHWAYNIQINKPLCLVGGGSSPDDTVLVCSRGYDSALEFLTTGKIANLTIKAELGSCLLHRNGRLTVESCVLQCEEHPLEHLCCPIVSTAEVLPATPSSALASSINGESCVSVIHTRIEGGAKAVITKGSLSLQQVRVIYTRTALFFWFNVSQKRLTDIDVVPFACKA